Sequence from the Gloeocapsopsis dulcis genome:
TGGAAGGGTAGTTTAATTGCTGCGACAACTTTCTGGTGCTTATTATTTCAGGCTACATTTTTACCATTATCAAAAGCATGGGGATCGCCAACACAAGCGATCGCGACTACAACCAATCAAAATATTACCGACACAATGGCACAAGTGACATCGGTATCGCAGTTATCCGATGTACAACCTACCGACTGGGCATTCCAAGCACTACAATCACTCGTGGAACGCTATGGCTGTATTGCCGGTTATCCTGATAGTACGTATCGAGGTAATCGCGCTTTAACTCGTTATGAGTTTGCTGCAGGGTTGAATGCATGTTTAGATCGCGTTAATGAATTAATTGCCGCAGCATCTGCGAATCAAGTGACCCGAGAAGATGTCGAGACGCTACAAAGACTAGGGACAGAATTTGCTGCAGAACTTGCAACTTTACGCGGTCGTGTAGATACTTTAGAAGCCCAAGTTGCAGAACTCGAAGCCAATCAATTTTCAACTACCACTAAACTCACTGGTAATGTTTTTGTTAATCTTACTGGTGCATTTGCTGATGGCACGATTTTAGCCGAAGGAGAGACGGCATTTAGAACTCAGCCAAGAACTGCAACACCATTACTGCGGGAAATTGATGAAGACCCTAGCATTACCCTTAGTAATCTAGTTTGGCTGAATTTCAATACATCTTTTACCGGAAGAGACTCATTAGTTGTACAACTCGGTGCAGGTAATGGTAACTCTCCAGCCAATCAATTTGTTTCAGCAGGCTTGTTTAATACTTGGGGAGTTCCTTTTACCGATCAAACAACTGCACCTGGAGGGGCTGCTGGTGCAAATGACGTTGTTGTTCGCGAACTGTTTTACAGCTTTCCTGTAACAGACAATCTTCAGGCTGTCGTTGGTTCGCGGATTAACTGGTATCGCTATTTTGATGCAAACCGCTTTACATTCTTTTTAACGGGTGCTGGTAGTTTTAACTCCAGTGGTAGTACACTTTTAAACACAATTGACCGTGGATCGGGTCTAGCACTTTTGTGGCAAATTAACGAACAATTCGGGTTCAATGTTGCCTATTTGGGTGAAAATACAGAATTTCTCCCTGCTGGAGTATTTAACTCCTCAAGCAATCCTAGCCAAGGTTTATTTGCTCCTACTAATACAATTACTGCCGAGTTAACTTTTTCTCCAAGCGATCGCTTTAATGTCAGATTACTCTATAACCGCTCTAATATTAGAGCGGTTGGCGGACAAATCGGCGGTGCAATTGGCGAACCGATTTATGGCTTTGCTGATGATGGATTTGATGGTTCTGTTGATAATTCTACAGCAGATGTCTTTAGTGTTAACTTTGATTGGTTAATTGCTGATGGCTTTGGTATCTTTGGGCGTTACGGCTACGGTACTACTAATTTATTTCCTTTAACTCCTGGTTTACCAACTGGAGAAGTCAACGCTCAATCACTACAACTAGGAATCGCATTTCCTGACTTGATTAAGGAAGGTGCACTATTTACAGCTTCTTATGTTATTCCCTTCTCAATTCTCGATGGACGTAATTTTCTGGCATCTGGTGGTGGAGATGGTGGAGTACAGTATGAGTTTGAAGCAACTTATTTCTATCCACTCACAAACAATATTGCGCTTGTTCCAGCATTTTATGTGATTGGCAACCCTAACAATTTCAGCAATAATCCGACAGTCTATGTTGGTAATTTGCGCGCCCAGTTTAGCTTTTGAACCTCTCATCGCTAAATCAAGGAAATTCTTGCATAAATCAGTTAAACGACTAGCAGTCTTCAATTGGCAATTAGTGCTAATAGCTAACCGCTGTAGAACTTATATGTCGCAGGACTTCTGCAACTGACCAAGCTTGGGCGATCGCACCTCGGGGAATATGCGGTGCATCGCCATCAAAAATCTCTGAAATGGAACCAATACAAGCTTGCGCGTGCAAGTGTTCGAGTAAAGGTTGCCAATCGCAGGGAACAGGTTCTGAGTGACAACGTTGCCAAGCGCGGATAAATGCACCAATGAGCCACGTCCACACTGTACCTTGATGATAAGCGCGATCGCGGTGCTGCACATCTCCTGTACACTGACCAATGTATTGTAAATCCTCTGGGGCTAAACTCCTCAACCCGTAAGGCGTGAGAAGTTTTTGTCGGGCGACTTCTAAAATTTGACGCCCTTGATGTGTAGGAAAAGCACTATGTTGGTACGAAAGCGCTAAAACAGCATTAGGACGAATTTGCGAATTTAGGCGATCGTCAGGTTCAATTGTGTCGTACAGATAGCTTTTTGTTGGATTCCAAAACTTCTGCATTGAGTCTTTAACTTTTTGGGCTTGTTGTTGATAGCGCCGTGCTTGATTCATTAAACGGGATTCCGATGCCTCTTCTTGGCTTAAGCGTTCTGCCCAAGTACTCGCCCAACATAACGCAGAGTACCACAAAGCATTAATTTCCACAGGCTTACCACGACGCGGTGTTACAGGTTGTCCGCCAATAACTGCATCCATCCAAGTCAGGGCGATATGGGGCGCATCCCAACTGACTAGTCCGTCTGTAGCGTCTACTTGGATATTAAACTTTGTCCCAGTTATAAAGGCTTTATAAATTTGCTGGACTATAGGGTATTCTTCAACTAAAAAATCCCAATCTTGGGTAGCTTCTAGGTACAGTCCTAAGGTTTCAATCCACAATAATGCAGCATCAATACTGTTGTAAGACGGTTCAGCACCACTATCAGGAAATGTATTAGGAATCAAACCATTGCGACAATAACGACCAAAAGTTTGTAACAGTCCTTTGGCTAAATCAAAACGCTGTGTTGTCAGGCCTAATCCTGGTAGCGCAATGAGTGTATCGCGTCCCCAGTCATTGAACCAGTGATAACCTGCAATAACTGTGGGTCCAGCAATTGAAGCACGGTGTACTATAAACTGGTCACTTGCACGCAGTAATTGTTGTTGCAGTTGGGTAGATGAATTCTTGTCTAACTCAAAATTAAAGACTTGAACAAGTCGATTTTGTTCTGCTTGCACAGCATCGCTGAATTCAGAGTTATGCAGCGCAGGTAAGGCACTACTAGCACCCACTTGTGCTTCTAAGGTAATACAACTGCCTGCCTCTAAGTCAATTGTTAAGTAACCAGGACTAAACAAGTCTTCGCGATCGCCTAATCCTCTATTTGTTTCTTCAGGTAAACGATAGTTCCAATACCAGACAGGATCATATTGATATTCACCTTGCGTCCAGCGTAGTTGCCAAGGTGTTCCTATCCATCCAGGGCGTAGTGCTTGCAGAATAATCTGCTGTAGCTCAACAATCTGCGAAAAGTGTAAATTTGGATCAGCTTGCTGTTGATGATGAAAATCGCGATCTGCAATCATGAAGCGCAACCGCAAAATTCCTTGCACTTCTCCTGTGTAGCAATACTGTATTAAAACACGACTTGTGTTGTCCTGCGGTACAGCATTACCCCGTTCCGCGTGTGGCATGATGATTTGTCTCGTTAGCTGCCAATTGTCTTTTTGCCAAACCCAAGTAGGAACTGGCTCAATTTCAAAGCTATTTAGCAACTGAAAGCCTTCTGGCTCAATAACATCATTACCCCAATAATTTGTTCCTAAGGCAACAACTTTATTTGCAACTTCTAAACTTGCTTCAATATGGGACAGTAGTAGCGTCCGCTGACTGGGTGGATCTAATGCCGCAATTAACCAACCATGATACGTCCGCGTGCGGGCGTCGGCAACCGTACCACTCGCAAAACTTCCTAGTCCATTCGTCAGCAGCCACTCGCGATCATCTAAATTCTTCATTTGCTACTCACAATCGTTATGAGTATGATATATTTGTAACAGTTCGACATAATTAAGATGTGTGTATGAGTAAGTTTTAGAAAAACACTAGCTCATAGCCATTTAAAAGTAGACGCATCAAGGAGAAATAGTTTAATGCCTCTAAGTTACGCAGCAGATGGATGCCTCAGAGTTGGTCAAACTGCTCCAGATTTTACAGCTACCGCTGTATTTGACCAGGAGTTTAAGACAATCAAACTCTCTGACTATCGGGGCAAGTACGTCATTCTATTTTTCTATCCTCTAGACTTTACCTTTGTTTGCCCAACCGAGATTACAGCATTTAGCGATCGCTTTGACGAGTTTAAGGCAGTTAACACAGAAGTTTTAGGTGTTTCTGTTGATAGTGAATTTTCTCACTTAGCCTGGATTCAAACTGATCGCAAATCTGGTGGAGTTGGCGATCTCAATTATCCTCTTGTTTCAGATATCAAGAAAGAAATCAGCGCTGCATACAACGTTCTCGATCCAGAAGCAGGCGTTGCACTACGTGGTCTGTTCATCATTGATAAAGACGGTATCATTCAGCACTCGACAATTAACAACTTGTCCTTTGGTCGCAACGTAGAAGAGACACTAAGAACACTCAAAGCAGTTCAGTACGTACAAGATCATCCCGATGAAGTATGTCCTGCTGGTTGGCAACCTGGAGATAAGACTATGACTCCAGATCCCGCCAAATCTAAAGTTTACTTCGCTTCTGTGTAAATCACAAAGAGTTCTGTGTGATGAATCATGCAGAACCTCCAAAATGAAAGATAATAACCCAACACATCTTGAAAAGGGTCACAATATATAGTGTGTTGGGTTTTTCCATCAAAAAAAGTGTTAATATTAAACAGTTTTAAAGTAAAACATAGCTAAATTTAGCATAGTGTTTCTGACTTCCCTAATAGAAAAAAAGAGAAGAAATTATGCTAACATCAACAAATTTTAGTGGTTTATTAAACGAGCGCTTTTTTCAAAACTTATTACCAATTCCAGCCGAAGATGCTTTAATTCTGGGTAAAATGACACCAAGCTTTGCACTACCAGATATTACTAATGGTCGGCTAGTTAAATTATCAGATTATCAAGGAAAACAACCAGTTTTATTAGCTTTTACGCGAATTTTTACAGAAAATCAATATTGCCCTTTTTGCTATCCTCATATCATCGATTTAAACGAGAAATATGAGCTATTTACAAGTCGTGGCATCGAAGTTCTCATGATTTCGAGTACCGATGAACGTCAAAGTCAAATTGTTGTCAAAGAGTTAGGAATCAAACTACCATTGCTTAGCGATCCTAGTTGTCAGATATTTCGCAATTATAAAGTAGGACAAGCATTAGGCGCACCTTTACCAGCACAGTTTGTGTTAGACAAACAGGGTAAACTGCAATACAGACATCTGTTTTCTTTCTTCTCGCATAATGCAAGTATTGAAACACTTTTAGCGCAGTTTGAATAGAGCAATTAGCTAACAGCTAATAGCTAAATACTAATCGCAAATCGCTTTTATTTAAAGTTTCACCTGCTGAAAGTGACTGCGAGGATTGAAGCTACGGTTATCGCGAATTTTCTCGTAGTACTCGCGTTCAATTGGGGTTAGTTCTTTGGGAGATGCGATCGCAATTTTTACGAGTTGGTCGCCGCGTCCGCCTTTTGGTAACGTCCAACCTTTGCCGCGCAATCGTAGCGTTTGACCCGAACGAATGCCTGCGGGTATATTCATTTTTACACTACCATCGGGTGTTGGTACTTCAATTACAGCACCCAGTACTGCTTCGTCAGGAGTAATCGGCACTTCACACACCAAATTATCTCCTTCAAACTGGAAGAAGGAGTGCGGTAAAAGTTCAACTTTCAAATATAAGTCACCGTGCTGCTGCTGGTTATAGGGGCTTGTTTTTCCTTTACCACGCACGCGAATCTTGCTCCCAGATTTAGCACCAGGAGGAATGCGCACTTCAATTGTTTCATTTCCTAAGCTAACTCGCTTCTGCACTCCATTAAATGCTTCTGCAAAGCTTAGTTTAATTGACGCTTCCGTATCTAGAGAAGCACTCGGAGTTGCCGTATCAAAGTTGGAGAAATCGCCAAAGCCATCAAAGCCGCTGAAACCACTTGAGCGCGGAGTCGTGCGATAAGTATAAGTTTGGCTACCACTACTACTACGACTAGCACCACTGCCTCCAAATCCACCCAAAAGATCGTTTAAGAACTCATCAAAAGAGCCATATTTACCAAAATCGAATTCTTCAAATCCGACATTAGTACCACCTCCTGATGGCCATCCTTGCCCAGCTTGTTTCCAGTATTGCCCAAACGAGTCGTATTTTCTGCGTTTTTCAGCATCAGATAAAACTTCGTAGGCTTCGTTTACTTCTTTAAATTTTGCCTCGGCCTGTTTGTTTCCAGGATTAACGTCTGGGTGATATTTTCGTGCAAGTCGGCGAAAAGCTTGTTTAATTTCATCGTTAGTGGCAGTCTTACTGACTCCCAAAATACTGTAGTAATCTTTGAAGTCGGTTGCAGCCATCCACTAGTCTCCTTAAGATAAATTAACTTTAATGATTTTATGTAGGTTTTTTGAAAAACTGACTGGATCAGCGATCGCAGTCTCATATCACGAACAAATACTCTTCTTAAATTAGAGCAATTTTGAATTTAATGCTGTTTAGGAATGCATTAGCGCT
This genomic interval carries:
- a CDS encoding iron uptake porin, which encodes MTNVATAWKGSLIAATTFWCLLFQATFLPLSKAWGSPTQAIATTTNQNITDTMAQVTSVSQLSDVQPTDWAFQALQSLVERYGCIAGYPDSTYRGNRALTRYEFAAGLNACLDRVNELIAAASANQVTREDVETLQRLGTEFAAELATLRGRVDTLEAQVAELEANQFSTTTKLTGNVFVNLTGAFADGTILAEGETAFRTQPRTATPLLREIDEDPSITLSNLVWLNFNTSFTGRDSLVVQLGAGNGNSPANQFVSAGLFNTWGVPFTDQTTAPGGAAGANDVVVRELFYSFPVTDNLQAVVGSRINWYRYFDANRFTFFLTGAGSFNSSGSTLLNTIDRGSGLALLWQINEQFGFNVAYLGENTEFLPAGVFNSSSNPSQGLFAPTNTITAELTFSPSDRFNVRLLYNRSNIRAVGGQIGGAIGEPIYGFADDGFDGSVDNSTADVFSVNFDWLIADGFGIFGRYGYGTTNLFPLTPGLPTGEVNAQSLQLGIAFPDLIKEGALFTASYVIPFSILDGRNFLASGGGDGGVQYEFEATYFYPLTNNIALVPAFYVIGNPNNFSNNPTVYVGNLRAQFSF
- a CDS encoding amylo-alpha-1,6-glucosidase is translated as MKNLDDREWLLTNGLGSFASGTVADARTRTYHGWLIAALDPPSQRTLLLSHIEASLEVANKVVALGTNYWGNDVIEPEGFQLLNSFEIEPVPTWVWQKDNWQLTRQIIMPHAERGNAVPQDNTSRVLIQYCYTGEVQGILRLRFMIADRDFHHQQQADPNLHFSQIVELQQIILQALRPGWIGTPWQLRWTQGEYQYDPVWYWNYRLPEETNRGLGDREDLFSPGYLTIDLEAGSCITLEAQVGASSALPALHNSEFSDAVQAEQNRLVQVFNFELDKNSSTQLQQQLLRASDQFIVHRASIAGPTVIAGYHWFNDWGRDTLIALPGLGLTTQRFDLAKGLLQTFGRYCRNGLIPNTFPDSGAEPSYNSIDAALLWIETLGLYLEATQDWDFLVEEYPIVQQIYKAFITGTKFNIQVDATDGLVSWDAPHIALTWMDAVIGGQPVTPRRGKPVEINALWYSALCWASTWAERLSQEEASESRLMNQARRYQQQAQKVKDSMQKFWNPTKSYLYDTIEPDDRLNSQIRPNAVLALSYQHSAFPTHQGRQILEVARQKLLTPYGLRSLAPEDLQYIGQCTGDVQHRDRAYHQGTVWTWLIGAFIRAWQRCHSEPVPCDWQPLLEHLHAQACIGSISEIFDGDAPHIPRGAIAQAWSVAEVLRHISSTAVSY
- a CDS encoding peroxiredoxin, which produces MPLSYAADGCLRVGQTAPDFTATAVFDQEFKTIKLSDYRGKYVILFFYPLDFTFVCPTEITAFSDRFDEFKAVNTEVLGVSVDSEFSHLAWIQTDRKSGGVGDLNYPLVSDIKKEISAAYNVLDPEAGVALRGLFIIDKDGIIQHSTINNLSFGRNVEETLRTLKAVQYVQDHPDEVCPAGWQPGDKTMTPDPAKSKVYFASV
- a CDS encoding peroxiredoxin family protein — its product is MLTSTNFSGLLNERFFQNLLPIPAEDALILGKMTPSFALPDITNGRLVKLSDYQGKQPVLLAFTRIFTENQYCPFCYPHIIDLNEKYELFTSRGIEVLMISSTDERQSQIVVKELGIKLPLLSDPSCQIFRNYKVGQALGAPLPAQFVLDKQGKLQYRHLFSFFSHNASIETLLAQFE
- a CDS encoding DnaJ C-terminal domain-containing protein: MAATDFKDYYSILGVSKTATNDEIKQAFRRLARKYHPDVNPGNKQAEAKFKEVNEAYEVLSDAEKRRKYDSFGQYWKQAGQGWPSGGGTNVGFEEFDFGKYGSFDEFLNDLLGGFGGSGASRSSSGSQTYTYRTTPRSSGFSGFDGFGDFSNFDTATPSASLDTEASIKLSFAEAFNGVQKRVSLGNETIEVRIPPGAKSGSKIRVRGKGKTSPYNQQQHGDLYLKVELLPHSFFQFEGDNLVCEVPITPDEAVLGAVIEVPTPDGSVKMNIPAGIRSGQTLRLRGKGWTLPKGGRGDQLVKIAIASPKELTPIEREYYEKIRDNRSFNPRSHFQQVKL